Part of the Prosthecobacter vanneervenii genome is shown below.
GAGCGCGTCATGCGCTTCCTCTTCAAAAACCCGCCGCCTGAAATCGTGCACCTGGACATGAACACCTCTCCCGCCACCCTCTATCAGGTGCGCCAGGGCGGCTCCTCCGTGGTGCCCACCAGCCAGCATGGCAACAAAGTGCGCGGCATGGAGTTCAACTACGAGGACCTCTCCCTCGCCTTCCTCTACTGGCCGAGGCCCCAGCTCATGAATGAGGACCGTGTCAGCGGCCAGAAATGCTGGGTCGTGCGTGTCACCAATCCGGATCGTGGAGGTCCCTACTACGCGGTCGATCTCTGGGTGCACCAGGGCAGCGGCGGTGCTGCCAAAATGCAGGCCTTTGACTGGGATAGCAAAATCGTGAAACGCTACCAGGTCACCAAGGTGCAGAAAGTGGAGGGGGCTACCACCCTCAAGGAGCTGCGCATCGAGTCCGTCAATCCTGCCAATGGCGATGTCATCGGCCGCACATACATGACACTGGAAGACCCGGTGAAGAACAACTGACGCGACGCATGCAACCGCCGCGCAAATTCAATCCCCACCCCTTCGCCTACCACCAGGAGCTGGACGTCCGCATCGAGAGCCTCACCAACGAGGGCGCCGGAGTCGCCCGCGTGGACGGCTGGGTCGTCTTCGTGCCTTTCACCCTCGTGGGCGAGCTGGTGAAATGCCGTGTCTTCCGCAATCACAAAAATTACAGCGAGGCCGACTTCGTCTCCGTCATCGAGCCCTCGCCGCAGCGTGTCGCACCGCAGTGCGCCCTCTTCGGCCAGTGCGGCGGCTGCCAGTACCAGCACCTCTCCTATGAGGAGCAGCTGCTCTCCAAGCAGCGCCAGGTGGCCGATCTGCTCCGGCACATGGCCAAGATCGAGCATCCCGTCTGCCCGGTCATCCCCTCGCCGGTGCAATACGGCTACCGCTCCAAGATCACGCCGCATTTCCATCGGCCCAAGGAGGGCGGCATCGGCGCCATCGGCTTCCTGCGTGCACGCACGCGCAATGCGATGGTGGATGTGGAGCACTGCCCCATCGCCATGCCGCAGCTGAATGACCAGCTGGCCGCCGTGCGTGCCCGCGCCCGCGCCAACTCCGCCGAGTTTAAAAACGGCGCCACCCTCCTCATGCGCGCCGCCAGCAATGGCGTCCTCACCCGCCCCGATGAAATCGCCGTCGAAGACGTGGACGGC
Proteins encoded:
- a CDS encoding class I SAM-dependent RNA methyltransferase, with amino-acid sequence MQPPRKFNPHPFAYHQELDVRIESLTNEGAGVARVDGWVVFVPFTLVGELVKCRVFRNHKNYSEADFVSVIEPSPQRVAPQCALFGQCGGCQYQHLSYEEQLLSKQRQVADLLRHMAKIEHPVCPVIPSPVQYGYRSKITPHFHRPKEGGIGAIGFLRARTRNAMVDVEHCPIAMPQLNDQLAAVRARARANSAEFKNGATLLMRAASNGVLTRPDEIAVEDVDGVRFEFQAGDFFQNNPFILPKFVRHAIDEAKATGAKHLVDAYCGSGLFAISAARDFEQVIGVEISETAVKKAAHNAEINGLTNCRFMAADAQHVFKDVPHAGADTVVIIDPPRAGSSPEFLQQLFAFGPKGVVYISCNPATQMRDLVLFTEAGFKLGTVQPFDLFPQTKHLECVMTLSR
- a CDS encoding outer membrane lipoprotein-sorting protein; translation: MKLFYLLPLLLLAPALRAEDAQPKTAEEIIRIVQNSYALQNYKMNGQLRDDSTGRVEPLTLTMQERVMRFLFKNPPPEIVHLDMNTSPATLYQVRQGGSSVVPTSQHGNKVRGMEFNYEDLSLAFLYWPRPQLMNEDRVSGQKCWVVRVTNPDRGGPYYAVDLWVHQGSGGAAKMQAFDWDSKIVKRYQVTKVQKVEGATTLKELRIESVNPANGDVIGRTYMTLEDPVKNN